A genome region from Prionailurus viverrinus isolate Anna chromosome A3, UM_Priviv_1.0, whole genome shotgun sequence includes the following:
- the DQX1 gene encoding ATP-dependent RNA helicase DQX1 isoform X1 yields the protein MASRLLRLAEESGPSPRESELAVNPFDGLPFSSRYYELLEQRRALPIWAARFIFMEQLESSPSGVVLVSGEPGSGKSTQIPQWCAEFALARGFQEGQVTVTQPHPLAALSLALRVADEMDLTLGHEVGYSIPQEDCTGPDTLLRFCWDRLLLQEVASTRGTGAWGVLVLDEAQERSVASDLLQGLLRNASLGNLPGDSRVVVVTDPALEPKLQAFWGNPPIVRVPRGPGACPTPVYRDTVPTDRVEAACQAVIELCTNETPGDVLVYLPSEEEILLCCESLSREVGPLALRGPPPRVLPLHPGHGPAVQAAYEDIDLGARKVVVTHCLADFSFSLPSIRHVIDSGLELRSVYNPQIRAESQVLRPISKCQAEARRLRARGVLPGKSLCPSEIKHEKSPHTNSEKSTVAFCPKSFLPSGSCLCLYPKSFLELEAPPLPSPRVCEENLSPLVLLLKRRQIAEPGECHFLDRPAPEALMQALEDLDYLAALDDDGNLSDLGVILSEFPLPPELAKALLASCEFDCVDEMLTLAAMLTAAPGFTQPPHCAEEAALRRALEHTDGDHSSLIQVYEAFIQSGADKAWCQARGLNWAALCQARKLRGELLELMQRIELPLSQPAFGSEQNRRNLQKALVSGYFLKVARDTDGTGNYLLLTHKHVAQLSPYCCYRSRRAPARPPPWVLYHNFSISKDNCLSIVSEIQPQMLVELAPPYFLSNLPPSESRDLLNQLREEMADSSIESESPSTQEFGDACVLQ from the exons ATGGCCTCTCGGCTTCTTAGGCTGGCAGAAGAGTCTGGCCCAAGCCCCAGGGAGTCTGAATTGGCTGTGAACCCCTTTGACGGGCTCCCATTCTCTTCCCGCTACTACGAGCTTCTTGAGCAGCGCCGGGCCTTACCCATCTGGGCTGCTCGCTTTATCTTCATGGAGCAATTGGAGAGTAGCCCCTCAGGAGTGGTGTTGGTGTCTGGAGAGCCTGGCTCTGGCAAGAGCACCCAG ATCCCTCAATGGTGCGCAGAGTTTGCATTGGCCAGGGGTTTCCAGGAAGGCCAAGTAACTGTCACTCAGCCCCACCCTCTGGCAGCCCTGAGCCTGGCCCTGCGGGTTGCCGATGAGATGGACCTAACCCTGGGTCATGAGGTTGGATACAGCATTCCCCAGGAAGACTGCACTGGGCCGGACACCCTGCTCAG GTTTTGCTGGGACAGGCTGCTTCTACAGGAGGTGGCCTCAACCCGGGGCACAGGAGCCTGGGGCGTGCTGGTGCTGGATGAGGCTCAGGAGCGGTCAGTGGCCTCGGATTTGCTCCAGGGGCTACTGCGAAATGCCAGCCTGGGAAACCTTCCAGGGGACTCAAGAGTGGTTGTGGTTACTGACCCTGCCCTTGAACCTAAGCTCCAAGCCTTCTGGGGCAATCCTCCTATTGTGCGTGTACCCAGAGGGCCTGGTGCGTGTCCCACTCCTGTATACAGGGACACTGTCCCTACTGATCGAGTGGAAGCTGCCTGCCAAGCTGTGATTGAATTGTGTACAAACGAGACTCCAGGAGATGTGCTAGTATACCTGCCCAGTGAGGAG GAAATTTTGCTGTGCTGTGAATCCTTGTCCAGGGAGGTGGGGCCCTTGGCTCTCAGAGGGCCTCCACCACGAGTGCTGCCCCTTCACCCAGGACATGGCCCAGCTGTTCAGGCTGCATACGAGGACATAGACTTGGGTGCCAGAAAGGTCGTGGTCACTCACTGCCTGGCTgacttctccttctccctcccttccatccgaCATGTCATTGACTCAGGACTGGAGCTTCgaagt GTGTACAATCCTCAGATCCGAGCAGAATCCCAAGTGTTGAGACCAATCAGCAAATGTCAGGCAGAGGCAAGAAGACTCCGGGCAAGAGGGGTCCTACCAGGTAAGAGCCTTTGCCCTTCTGAGATCAAACATGAAAAGTCACCACACACAAACTCTGAGAAATCTACGGTGGCCTTCTGTCCcaaatcttttctcccctcaggatCCTGCCTCTGCCTGTACCCTAAGTCCTTCCTAGAACTAGAGGCGCCCCCACTGCCCTCACCCAGGGTATGTGAGGAGAATCTGAGCCCCCTAGTGTTACTACTAAAGAGGAGACAGATTGCAGAGCCAGGGGAGTGTCACTTCCTGGACCGGCCTG CTCCAGAAGCACTGATGCAAGCCCTAGAAGACTTAGACTATCTGGCAGCTCTGGATGATGATGGGAACCTGTCAGACCTGGGAGTCATCCTATCAGAGTTCCCCCTGCCCCCTGAGCTGGCCAAAGCCCTGCTGGCCTCCTGCGAGTTTGACTGTGTGGATGAGATGCTCACCCTGGCCGCCATGCTCACTG CTGCCCCTGGGTTCACCCAGCCTCCACACTGTGCAGAAGAAGCTGCCTTGCGCCGAGCCCTGGAACACACAGATGGTGATCACAGTTCTTTGATCCAGGTGTACGAAGCCTTTATACAGA GTGGAGCAGACAAAGCTTGGTGTCAGGCTCGGGGGCTAAACTGGGCAGCATTGTGCCAAGCCCGGAAACTTCGAGGTGAACTCCTAGAACTCATGCAACGAATTGAACTTCCCTTGTCCCAGCCAGCCTTTGGCTCTGAGCAGAATCGCAGAAACCTTCAGAAAGCACTGGTGTCAGGATACTTCCTTAAG GTGGCCCGAGACACAGATGGGACTGGAAATTACCTGCTCCTAACACATAAGCATGTGGCCCAGCTCTCCCCATACTGCTGCTACCGAAGCCGCCGGGCTCCAGCCAGACCTCCACCGTGGGTGCTTTACCACAATTTCTCCATTTCCAAAGACAACTGCCTTTCCATTGTTTCTGAGATTCAACCACAGAT GCTGGTGGAATTGGCCCCTCCATACTTCCTTAGTAACTTGCCTCCCAGTGAGAGCAGAGACCTCTTGAACCAGCTGAGAGAAGAAATGGCAGATTCTTCAATAGAAAGTGAATCCCCCTCCACCCAAGAGTTTGGAGATGCCTGTGTCCTGCAGTGA
- the DQX1 gene encoding ATP-dependent RNA helicase DQX1 isoform X2 has protein sequence MASRLLRLAEESGPSPRESELAVNPFDGLPFSSRYYELLEQRRALPIWAARFIFMEQLESSPSGVVLVSGEPGSGKSTQIPQWCAEFALARGFQEGQVTVTQPHPLAALSLALRVADEMDLTLGHEVGYSIPQEDCTGPDTLLRFCWDRLLLQEVASTRGTGAWGVLVLDEAQERSVASDLLQGLLRNASLGNLPGDSRVVVVTDPALEPKLQAFWGNPPIVRVPRGPGACPTPVYRDTVPTDRVEAACQAVIELCTNETPGDVLVYLPSEEEILLCCESLSREVGPLALRGPPPRVLPLHPGHGPAVQAAYEDIDLGARKVVVTHCLADFSFSLPSIRHVIDSGLELRSIRAESQVLRPISKCQAEARRLRARGVLPGKSLCPSEIKHEKSPHTNSEKSTVAFCPKSFLPSGSCLCLYPKSFLELEAPPLPSPRVCEENLSPLVLLLKRRQIAEPGECHFLDRPAPEALMQALEDLDYLAALDDDGNLSDLGVILSEFPLPPELAKALLASCEFDCVDEMLTLAAMLTAAPGFTQPPHCAEEAALRRALEHTDGDHSSLIQVYEAFIQSGADKAWCQARGLNWAALCQARKLRGELLELMQRIELPLSQPAFGSEQNRRNLQKALVSGYFLKVARDTDGTGNYLLLTHKHVAQLSPYCCYRSRRAPARPPPWVLYHNFSISKDNCLSIVSEIQPQMLVELAPPYFLSNLPPSESRDLLNQLREEMADSSIESESPSTQEFGDACVLQ, from the exons ATGGCCTCTCGGCTTCTTAGGCTGGCAGAAGAGTCTGGCCCAAGCCCCAGGGAGTCTGAATTGGCTGTGAACCCCTTTGACGGGCTCCCATTCTCTTCCCGCTACTACGAGCTTCTTGAGCAGCGCCGGGCCTTACCCATCTGGGCTGCTCGCTTTATCTTCATGGAGCAATTGGAGAGTAGCCCCTCAGGAGTGGTGTTGGTGTCTGGAGAGCCTGGCTCTGGCAAGAGCACCCAG ATCCCTCAATGGTGCGCAGAGTTTGCATTGGCCAGGGGTTTCCAGGAAGGCCAAGTAACTGTCACTCAGCCCCACCCTCTGGCAGCCCTGAGCCTGGCCCTGCGGGTTGCCGATGAGATGGACCTAACCCTGGGTCATGAGGTTGGATACAGCATTCCCCAGGAAGACTGCACTGGGCCGGACACCCTGCTCAG GTTTTGCTGGGACAGGCTGCTTCTACAGGAGGTGGCCTCAACCCGGGGCACAGGAGCCTGGGGCGTGCTGGTGCTGGATGAGGCTCAGGAGCGGTCAGTGGCCTCGGATTTGCTCCAGGGGCTACTGCGAAATGCCAGCCTGGGAAACCTTCCAGGGGACTCAAGAGTGGTTGTGGTTACTGACCCTGCCCTTGAACCTAAGCTCCAAGCCTTCTGGGGCAATCCTCCTATTGTGCGTGTACCCAGAGGGCCTGGTGCGTGTCCCACTCCTGTATACAGGGACACTGTCCCTACTGATCGAGTGGAAGCTGCCTGCCAAGCTGTGATTGAATTGTGTACAAACGAGACTCCAGGAGATGTGCTAGTATACCTGCCCAGTGAGGAG GAAATTTTGCTGTGCTGTGAATCCTTGTCCAGGGAGGTGGGGCCCTTGGCTCTCAGAGGGCCTCCACCACGAGTGCTGCCCCTTCACCCAGGACATGGCCCAGCTGTTCAGGCTGCATACGAGGACATAGACTTGGGTGCCAGAAAGGTCGTGGTCACTCACTGCCTGGCTgacttctccttctccctcccttccatccgaCATGTCATTGACTCAGGACTGGAGCTTCgaagt ATCCGAGCAGAATCCCAAGTGTTGAGACCAATCAGCAAATGTCAGGCAGAGGCAAGAAGACTCCGGGCAAGAGGGGTCCTACCAGGTAAGAGCCTTTGCCCTTCTGAGATCAAACATGAAAAGTCACCACACACAAACTCTGAGAAATCTACGGTGGCCTTCTGTCCcaaatcttttctcccctcaggatCCTGCCTCTGCCTGTACCCTAAGTCCTTCCTAGAACTAGAGGCGCCCCCACTGCCCTCACCCAGGGTATGTGAGGAGAATCTGAGCCCCCTAGTGTTACTACTAAAGAGGAGACAGATTGCAGAGCCAGGGGAGTGTCACTTCCTGGACCGGCCTG CTCCAGAAGCACTGATGCAAGCCCTAGAAGACTTAGACTATCTGGCAGCTCTGGATGATGATGGGAACCTGTCAGACCTGGGAGTCATCCTATCAGAGTTCCCCCTGCCCCCTGAGCTGGCCAAAGCCCTGCTGGCCTCCTGCGAGTTTGACTGTGTGGATGAGATGCTCACCCTGGCCGCCATGCTCACTG CTGCCCCTGGGTTCACCCAGCCTCCACACTGTGCAGAAGAAGCTGCCTTGCGCCGAGCCCTGGAACACACAGATGGTGATCACAGTTCTTTGATCCAGGTGTACGAAGCCTTTATACAGA GTGGAGCAGACAAAGCTTGGTGTCAGGCTCGGGGGCTAAACTGGGCAGCATTGTGCCAAGCCCGGAAACTTCGAGGTGAACTCCTAGAACTCATGCAACGAATTGAACTTCCCTTGTCCCAGCCAGCCTTTGGCTCTGAGCAGAATCGCAGAAACCTTCAGAAAGCACTGGTGTCAGGATACTTCCTTAAG GTGGCCCGAGACACAGATGGGACTGGAAATTACCTGCTCCTAACACATAAGCATGTGGCCCAGCTCTCCCCATACTGCTGCTACCGAAGCCGCCGGGCTCCAGCCAGACCTCCACCGTGGGTGCTTTACCACAATTTCTCCATTTCCAAAGACAACTGCCTTTCCATTGTTTCTGAGATTCAACCACAGAT GCTGGTGGAATTGGCCCCTCCATACTTCCTTAGTAACTTGCCTCCCAGTGAGAGCAGAGACCTCTTGAACCAGCTGAGAGAAGAAATGGCAGATTCTTCAATAGAAAGTGAATCCCCCTCCACCCAAGAGTTTGGAGATGCCTGTGTCCTGCAGTGA
- the DQX1 gene encoding ATP-dependent RNA helicase DQX1 isoform X3: protein MASRLLRLAEESGPSPRESELAVNPFDGLPFSSRYYELLEQRRALPIWAARFIFMEQLESSPSGVVLVSGEPGSGKSTQIPQWCAEFALARGFQEGQVTVTQPHPLAALSLALRVADEMDLTLGHEVGYSIPQEDCTGPDTLLRFCWDRLLLQEVASTRGTGAWGVLVLDEAQERSVASDLLQGLLRNASLGNLPGDSRVVVVTDPALEPKLQAFWGNPPIVRVPRGPGACPTPVYRDTVPTDRVEAACQAVIELCTNETPGDVLVYLPSEEEILLCCESLSREVGPLALRGPPPRVLPLHPGHGPAVQAAYEDIDLGARKVVVTHCLADFSFSLPSIRHVIDSGLELRSVYNPQIRAESQVLRPISKCQAEARRLRARGVLPGSCLCLYPKSFLELEAPPLPSPRVCEENLSPLVLLLKRRQIAEPGECHFLDRPAPEALMQALEDLDYLAALDDDGNLSDLGVILSEFPLPPELAKALLASCEFDCVDEMLTLAAMLTAAPGFTQPPHCAEEAALRRALEHTDGDHSSLIQVYEAFIQSGADKAWCQARGLNWAALCQARKLRGELLELMQRIELPLSQPAFGSEQNRRNLQKALVSGYFLKVARDTDGTGNYLLLTHKHVAQLSPYCCYRSRRAPARPPPWVLYHNFSISKDNCLSIVSEIQPQMLVELAPPYFLSNLPPSESRDLLNQLREEMADSSIESESPSTQEFGDACVLQ from the exons ATGGCCTCTCGGCTTCTTAGGCTGGCAGAAGAGTCTGGCCCAAGCCCCAGGGAGTCTGAATTGGCTGTGAACCCCTTTGACGGGCTCCCATTCTCTTCCCGCTACTACGAGCTTCTTGAGCAGCGCCGGGCCTTACCCATCTGGGCTGCTCGCTTTATCTTCATGGAGCAATTGGAGAGTAGCCCCTCAGGAGTGGTGTTGGTGTCTGGAGAGCCTGGCTCTGGCAAGAGCACCCAG ATCCCTCAATGGTGCGCAGAGTTTGCATTGGCCAGGGGTTTCCAGGAAGGCCAAGTAACTGTCACTCAGCCCCACCCTCTGGCAGCCCTGAGCCTGGCCCTGCGGGTTGCCGATGAGATGGACCTAACCCTGGGTCATGAGGTTGGATACAGCATTCCCCAGGAAGACTGCACTGGGCCGGACACCCTGCTCAG GTTTTGCTGGGACAGGCTGCTTCTACAGGAGGTGGCCTCAACCCGGGGCACAGGAGCCTGGGGCGTGCTGGTGCTGGATGAGGCTCAGGAGCGGTCAGTGGCCTCGGATTTGCTCCAGGGGCTACTGCGAAATGCCAGCCTGGGAAACCTTCCAGGGGACTCAAGAGTGGTTGTGGTTACTGACCCTGCCCTTGAACCTAAGCTCCAAGCCTTCTGGGGCAATCCTCCTATTGTGCGTGTACCCAGAGGGCCTGGTGCGTGTCCCACTCCTGTATACAGGGACACTGTCCCTACTGATCGAGTGGAAGCTGCCTGCCAAGCTGTGATTGAATTGTGTACAAACGAGACTCCAGGAGATGTGCTAGTATACCTGCCCAGTGAGGAG GAAATTTTGCTGTGCTGTGAATCCTTGTCCAGGGAGGTGGGGCCCTTGGCTCTCAGAGGGCCTCCACCACGAGTGCTGCCCCTTCACCCAGGACATGGCCCAGCTGTTCAGGCTGCATACGAGGACATAGACTTGGGTGCCAGAAAGGTCGTGGTCACTCACTGCCTGGCTgacttctccttctccctcccttccatccgaCATGTCATTGACTCAGGACTGGAGCTTCgaagt GTGTACAATCCTCAGATCCGAGCAGAATCCCAAGTGTTGAGACCAATCAGCAAATGTCAGGCAGAGGCAAGAAGACTCCGGGCAAGAGGGGTCCTACCAG gatCCTGCCTCTGCCTGTACCCTAAGTCCTTCCTAGAACTAGAGGCGCCCCCACTGCCCTCACCCAGGGTATGTGAGGAGAATCTGAGCCCCCTAGTGTTACTACTAAAGAGGAGACAGATTGCAGAGCCAGGGGAGTGTCACTTCCTGGACCGGCCTG CTCCAGAAGCACTGATGCAAGCCCTAGAAGACTTAGACTATCTGGCAGCTCTGGATGATGATGGGAACCTGTCAGACCTGGGAGTCATCCTATCAGAGTTCCCCCTGCCCCCTGAGCTGGCCAAAGCCCTGCTGGCCTCCTGCGAGTTTGACTGTGTGGATGAGATGCTCACCCTGGCCGCCATGCTCACTG CTGCCCCTGGGTTCACCCAGCCTCCACACTGTGCAGAAGAAGCTGCCTTGCGCCGAGCCCTGGAACACACAGATGGTGATCACAGTTCTTTGATCCAGGTGTACGAAGCCTTTATACAGA GTGGAGCAGACAAAGCTTGGTGTCAGGCTCGGGGGCTAAACTGGGCAGCATTGTGCCAAGCCCGGAAACTTCGAGGTGAACTCCTAGAACTCATGCAACGAATTGAACTTCCCTTGTCCCAGCCAGCCTTTGGCTCTGAGCAGAATCGCAGAAACCTTCAGAAAGCACTGGTGTCAGGATACTTCCTTAAG GTGGCCCGAGACACAGATGGGACTGGAAATTACCTGCTCCTAACACATAAGCATGTGGCCCAGCTCTCCCCATACTGCTGCTACCGAAGCCGCCGGGCTCCAGCCAGACCTCCACCGTGGGTGCTTTACCACAATTTCTCCATTTCCAAAGACAACTGCCTTTCCATTGTTTCTGAGATTCAACCACAGAT GCTGGTGGAATTGGCCCCTCCATACTTCCTTAGTAACTTGCCTCCCAGTGAGAGCAGAGACCTCTTGAACCAGCTGAGAGAAGAAATGGCAGATTCTTCAATAGAAAGTGAATCCCCCTCCACCCAAGAGTTTGGAGATGCCTGTGTCCTGCAGTGA
- the DQX1 gene encoding ATP-dependent RNA helicase DQX1 isoform X4 — protein sequence MASRLLRLAEESGPSPRESELAVNPFDGLPFSSRYYELLEQRRALPIWAARFIFMEQLESSPSGVVLVSGEPGSGKSTQIPQWCAEFALARGFQEGQVTVTQPHPLAALSLALRVADEMDLTLGHEVGYSIPQEDCTGPDTLLRFCWDRLLLQEVASTRGTGAWGVLVLDEAQERSVASDLLQGLLRNASLGNLPGDSRVVVVTDPALEPKLQAFWGNPPIVRVPRGPGACPTPVYRDTVPTDRVEAACQAVIELCTNETPGDVLVYLPSEEEILLCCESLSREVGPLALRGPPPRVLPLHPGHGPAVQAAYEDIDLGARKVVVTHCLADFSFSLPSIRHVIDSGLELRSIRAESQVLRPISKCQAEARRLRARGVLPGSCLCLYPKSFLELEAPPLPSPRVCEENLSPLVLLLKRRQIAEPGECHFLDRPAPEALMQALEDLDYLAALDDDGNLSDLGVILSEFPLPPELAKALLASCEFDCVDEMLTLAAMLTAAPGFTQPPHCAEEAALRRALEHTDGDHSSLIQVYEAFIQSGADKAWCQARGLNWAALCQARKLRGELLELMQRIELPLSQPAFGSEQNRRNLQKALVSGYFLKVARDTDGTGNYLLLTHKHVAQLSPYCCYRSRRAPARPPPWVLYHNFSISKDNCLSIVSEIQPQMLVELAPPYFLSNLPPSESRDLLNQLREEMADSSIESESPSTQEFGDACVLQ from the exons ATGGCCTCTCGGCTTCTTAGGCTGGCAGAAGAGTCTGGCCCAAGCCCCAGGGAGTCTGAATTGGCTGTGAACCCCTTTGACGGGCTCCCATTCTCTTCCCGCTACTACGAGCTTCTTGAGCAGCGCCGGGCCTTACCCATCTGGGCTGCTCGCTTTATCTTCATGGAGCAATTGGAGAGTAGCCCCTCAGGAGTGGTGTTGGTGTCTGGAGAGCCTGGCTCTGGCAAGAGCACCCAG ATCCCTCAATGGTGCGCAGAGTTTGCATTGGCCAGGGGTTTCCAGGAAGGCCAAGTAACTGTCACTCAGCCCCACCCTCTGGCAGCCCTGAGCCTGGCCCTGCGGGTTGCCGATGAGATGGACCTAACCCTGGGTCATGAGGTTGGATACAGCATTCCCCAGGAAGACTGCACTGGGCCGGACACCCTGCTCAG GTTTTGCTGGGACAGGCTGCTTCTACAGGAGGTGGCCTCAACCCGGGGCACAGGAGCCTGGGGCGTGCTGGTGCTGGATGAGGCTCAGGAGCGGTCAGTGGCCTCGGATTTGCTCCAGGGGCTACTGCGAAATGCCAGCCTGGGAAACCTTCCAGGGGACTCAAGAGTGGTTGTGGTTACTGACCCTGCCCTTGAACCTAAGCTCCAAGCCTTCTGGGGCAATCCTCCTATTGTGCGTGTACCCAGAGGGCCTGGTGCGTGTCCCACTCCTGTATACAGGGACACTGTCCCTACTGATCGAGTGGAAGCTGCCTGCCAAGCTGTGATTGAATTGTGTACAAACGAGACTCCAGGAGATGTGCTAGTATACCTGCCCAGTGAGGAG GAAATTTTGCTGTGCTGTGAATCCTTGTCCAGGGAGGTGGGGCCCTTGGCTCTCAGAGGGCCTCCACCACGAGTGCTGCCCCTTCACCCAGGACATGGCCCAGCTGTTCAGGCTGCATACGAGGACATAGACTTGGGTGCCAGAAAGGTCGTGGTCACTCACTGCCTGGCTgacttctccttctccctcccttccatccgaCATGTCATTGACTCAGGACTGGAGCTTCgaagt ATCCGAGCAGAATCCCAAGTGTTGAGACCAATCAGCAAATGTCAGGCAGAGGCAAGAAGACTCCGGGCAAGAGGGGTCCTACCAG gatCCTGCCTCTGCCTGTACCCTAAGTCCTTCCTAGAACTAGAGGCGCCCCCACTGCCCTCACCCAGGGTATGTGAGGAGAATCTGAGCCCCCTAGTGTTACTACTAAAGAGGAGACAGATTGCAGAGCCAGGGGAGTGTCACTTCCTGGACCGGCCTG CTCCAGAAGCACTGATGCAAGCCCTAGAAGACTTAGACTATCTGGCAGCTCTGGATGATGATGGGAACCTGTCAGACCTGGGAGTCATCCTATCAGAGTTCCCCCTGCCCCCTGAGCTGGCCAAAGCCCTGCTGGCCTCCTGCGAGTTTGACTGTGTGGATGAGATGCTCACCCTGGCCGCCATGCTCACTG CTGCCCCTGGGTTCACCCAGCCTCCACACTGTGCAGAAGAAGCTGCCTTGCGCCGAGCCCTGGAACACACAGATGGTGATCACAGTTCTTTGATCCAGGTGTACGAAGCCTTTATACAGA GTGGAGCAGACAAAGCTTGGTGTCAGGCTCGGGGGCTAAACTGGGCAGCATTGTGCCAAGCCCGGAAACTTCGAGGTGAACTCCTAGAACTCATGCAACGAATTGAACTTCCCTTGTCCCAGCCAGCCTTTGGCTCTGAGCAGAATCGCAGAAACCTTCAGAAAGCACTGGTGTCAGGATACTTCCTTAAG GTGGCCCGAGACACAGATGGGACTGGAAATTACCTGCTCCTAACACATAAGCATGTGGCCCAGCTCTCCCCATACTGCTGCTACCGAAGCCGCCGGGCTCCAGCCAGACCTCCACCGTGGGTGCTTTACCACAATTTCTCCATTTCCAAAGACAACTGCCTTTCCATTGTTTCTGAGATTCAACCACAGAT GCTGGTGGAATTGGCCCCTCCATACTTCCTTAGTAACTTGCCTCCCAGTGAGAGCAGAGACCTCTTGAACCAGCTGAGAGAAGAAATGGCAGATTCTTCAATAGAAAGTGAATCCCCCTCCACCCAAGAGTTTGGAGATGCCTGTGTCCTGCAGTGA
- the DQX1 gene encoding ATP-dependent RNA helicase DQX1 isoform X6 has product MASRLLRLAEESGPSPRESELAVNPFDGLPFSSRYYELLEQRRALPIWAARFIFMEQLESSPSGVVLVSGEPGSGKSTQIPQWCAEFALARGFQEGQVTVTQPHPLAALSLALRVADEMDLTLGHEVGYSIPQEDCTGPDTLLRFCWDRLLLQEVASTRGTGAWGVLVLDEAQERSVASDLLQGLLRNASLGNLPGDSRVVVVTDPALEPKLQAFWGNPPIVRVPRGPGACPTPVYRDTVPTDRVEAACQAVIELCTNETPGDVLVYLPSEEEILLCCESLSREVGPLALRGPPPRVLPLHPGHGPAVQAAYEDIDLGARKVVVTHCLADFSFSLPSIRHVIDSGLELRSVYNPQIRAESQVLRPISKCQAEARRLRARGVLPGKSLCPSEIKHEKSPHTNSEKSTVAFCPKSFLPSGSCLCLYPKSFLELEAPPLPSPRVCEENLSPLVLLLKRRQIAEPGECHFLDRPAPEALMQALEDLDYLAALDDDGNLSDLGVILSEFPLPPELAKALLASCEFDCVDEMLTLAAMLTAAPGFTQPPHCAEEAALRRALEHTDGDHSSLIQVYEAFIQSGPRHRWDWKLPAPNT; this is encoded by the exons ATGGCCTCTCGGCTTCTTAGGCTGGCAGAAGAGTCTGGCCCAAGCCCCAGGGAGTCTGAATTGGCTGTGAACCCCTTTGACGGGCTCCCATTCTCTTCCCGCTACTACGAGCTTCTTGAGCAGCGCCGGGCCTTACCCATCTGGGCTGCTCGCTTTATCTTCATGGAGCAATTGGAGAGTAGCCCCTCAGGAGTGGTGTTGGTGTCTGGAGAGCCTGGCTCTGGCAAGAGCACCCAG ATCCCTCAATGGTGCGCAGAGTTTGCATTGGCCAGGGGTTTCCAGGAAGGCCAAGTAACTGTCACTCAGCCCCACCCTCTGGCAGCCCTGAGCCTGGCCCTGCGGGTTGCCGATGAGATGGACCTAACCCTGGGTCATGAGGTTGGATACAGCATTCCCCAGGAAGACTGCACTGGGCCGGACACCCTGCTCAG GTTTTGCTGGGACAGGCTGCTTCTACAGGAGGTGGCCTCAACCCGGGGCACAGGAGCCTGGGGCGTGCTGGTGCTGGATGAGGCTCAGGAGCGGTCAGTGGCCTCGGATTTGCTCCAGGGGCTACTGCGAAATGCCAGCCTGGGAAACCTTCCAGGGGACTCAAGAGTGGTTGTGGTTACTGACCCTGCCCTTGAACCTAAGCTCCAAGCCTTCTGGGGCAATCCTCCTATTGTGCGTGTACCCAGAGGGCCTGGTGCGTGTCCCACTCCTGTATACAGGGACACTGTCCCTACTGATCGAGTGGAAGCTGCCTGCCAAGCTGTGATTGAATTGTGTACAAACGAGACTCCAGGAGATGTGCTAGTATACCTGCCCAGTGAGGAG GAAATTTTGCTGTGCTGTGAATCCTTGTCCAGGGAGGTGGGGCCCTTGGCTCTCAGAGGGCCTCCACCACGAGTGCTGCCCCTTCACCCAGGACATGGCCCAGCTGTTCAGGCTGCATACGAGGACATAGACTTGGGTGCCAGAAAGGTCGTGGTCACTCACTGCCTGGCTgacttctccttctccctcccttccatccgaCATGTCATTGACTCAGGACTGGAGCTTCgaagt GTGTACAATCCTCAGATCCGAGCAGAATCCCAAGTGTTGAGACCAATCAGCAAATGTCAGGCAGAGGCAAGAAGACTCCGGGCAAGAGGGGTCCTACCAGGTAAGAGCCTTTGCCCTTCTGAGATCAAACATGAAAAGTCACCACACACAAACTCTGAGAAATCTACGGTGGCCTTCTGTCCcaaatcttttctcccctcaggatCCTGCCTCTGCCTGTACCCTAAGTCCTTCCTAGAACTAGAGGCGCCCCCACTGCCCTCACCCAGGGTATGTGAGGAGAATCTGAGCCCCCTAGTGTTACTACTAAAGAGGAGACAGATTGCAGAGCCAGGGGAGTGTCACTTCCTGGACCGGCCTG CTCCAGAAGCACTGATGCAAGCCCTAGAAGACTTAGACTATCTGGCAGCTCTGGATGATGATGGGAACCTGTCAGACCTGGGAGTCATCCTATCAGAGTTCCCCCTGCCCCCTGAGCTGGCCAAAGCCCTGCTGGCCTCCTGCGAGTTTGACTGTGTGGATGAGATGCTCACCCTGGCCGCCATGCTCACTG CTGCCCCTGGGTTCACCCAGCCTCCACACTGTGCAGAAGAAGCTGCCTTGCGCCGAGCCCTGGAACACACAGATGGTGATCACAGTTCTTTGATCCAGGTGTACGAAGCCTTTATACAGA GTGGCCCGAGACACAGATGGGACTGGAAATTACCTGCTCCTAACACATAA